The proteins below are encoded in one region of Malaclemys terrapin pileata isolate rMalTer1 chromosome 8, rMalTer1.hap1, whole genome shotgun sequence:
- the LOC128841418 gene encoding cytochrome b-c1 complex subunit 6, mitochondrial, whose translation MGLRDEEMLGSRSGEPEEEEEEEEAELVDPLTTIREHCEQTEKCVKAREKLELCDARVSARSHTQEECTEELFDFLHARDHCVAHKLFKNLK comes from the exons ATGGGGCTGCGGGACGAGGAGATGCTGGGGAGCCGCAGCGGGGAACCCGAG gaagaggaagaggaggaggaggcagagctagTG GATCCTTTAACCACAATAAGGGAGCACTGTGAGCAGACTGAGAAGTGCGTGAAGGCACGGGAGAAGCTGGAGCTGTGTGATGCACGAGTGTCCGCAAGGTCCCACACACAGGAGGAATGTACAGAAGAGCTTTTTGACTTCCTGCATGCCAGGGACCACTGT GTGGCTCACAAACTCTTTAAGAATTTGAAGTAA